Proteins encoded by one window of Scatophagus argus isolate fScaArg1 chromosome 4, fScaArg1.pri, whole genome shotgun sequence:
- the rfk gene encoding riboflavin kinase yields the protein MKSLPFFCRGEVIRGFGRGSKELGIPTANFPDSVVDNLPADISTGIYYGWACVGNGDVYKMVMSIGWNPYYKNTKKSMETHLIHTFKKDFYEEILSVVMVGYIRPERSYDSLEALITAINNDIEEAKVKLELPEHLKLREDNFFKSAPSSSSAMPSTMPSTSQTIMNGH from the exons ATGAAGAGTCTCCCGTTCTTCTGCCGGGGGGAGGTCATTCGAGGCTTTGGGAGAGGAAGCAAAGAACTGGGAATTCCTACAG CCAACTTTCCTGACTCGGTGGTGGACAACCTTCCAGCAGACATCAGCACAGGGATCTACTACGGCTGGGCCTGCGTCGGTAATGGTGACGTCTACAAAATGGTGATGAGCATTGGCTGGAACCCTTATTACAAAAATACCAAGAAGTCCATG GAGACCCATTTGATTCACACATTCAAAAAGGACTTTTATGAGGAGATTCTCAGTGTTGTCATGGTGGGCTACATCCGTCCAGAGAGAAGCTACGACTCTCTAG AAGCCCTCATTACGGCCATCAACAATGACATCGAGGAGGCCAAGGTCAAGCTGGAGCTCCCGGAGCATCTCAAACTGAGGGAAGACAACTTTTTCAAAAGCGCTCCCAGCTCGTCTTCAGCCATGCCCTCCACCATGCCTTCCACCTCACAGACTATTATGAATGGTCACTGA
- the LOC124058366 gene encoding beta-1,3-galactosyl-O-glycosyl-glycoprotein beta-1,6-N-acetylglucosaminyltransferase-like gives MWRLKRRWVQLLLKLTVGLVSLWMLALLSRPKTGWDPAYILSYSWLEYTDADGAPERVCNCSAILQGEMDAVEEAKILSITKAFRKSVQVPDEYYINETQDCRKFMIRRKYIPFPLSQEEEEFPLAYSMVVHHKVQNFERLLRAIYAPQNIYCVHVDKKAKPSVFAAISGITSCFPNVFLVSRAVDVVYAAWPRVQADLNCMADLYNSSTKWKYFINLCGQDFPLKTNLEIVRMLHSLRGGNSLESEQIAGGKKWRMSKVHQIIDGKIQGTNERKEPPPFNLPILSGNAYMVVNRGYVRSVLEDKRIQALMEWAKDTYSPDEFIWATIQRISGVPGSTWPNSKYDITDINAIARLVKWQWHEGSQSSLQAVYPECQGSHVRAVCVYGAGDLKWILEQHHLFANKFDTDIEPIAVYCLEKYLRQKALAEIH, from the exons ATGTGGCGACTGAAAAGACGCTGGGTGCAGCTGTTGCTGAAGCTCACTGTCGGCCTGGTATCACTATGGATGCTTGCCCTACTCAGTCGCCCCAAAACTGGCTGGGATCCTGCCTATATTCTCAGCTACAGCTGGCTGGAGTATACAGATGCTGATGGCGCCCCAGAGAGAGTGTGCAACTGTTCAGCAATACTACAAGGGGAGATGGATGCAGTGGAGGAGGCCAAAATACTGAGCATCACTAAAGCCTTCCGCAAGAGTGTTCAGGTCCCCGATGAGTATTACATTAATGAAACTCAAGACTGCAG GAAATTTATGATAAGAAGGAAATATATACCATTTCCATTAAGCCAGGAAGAAGAGGAGTTCCCTCTGGCTTACTCTATGGTTGTGCATCATAAG GTGCAGAACTTTGAGCGACTGCTTCGAGCCATCTATGCACCtcaaaatatttactgtgtCCATGTGGACAAAAAAGCAAAGCCATCAGTCTTTGCTGCCATCAGTGGCATTACTTCCTGTTTCCCTAATGTCTTCTTGGTCAGCCGGGCTGTGGATGTGGTCTACGCTGCCTGGCCACGCGTCCAGGCTGACCTTAACTGTATGGCTGATCTTTATAACTCCAGCACCAAATGGAAATACTTCATCAACCTTTGTGGCCAGGATTTTCCTCTGAAAACCAACTTGGAGATAGTAAGGATGTTGCATTCACTGAGGGGTGGTAACAGCTTGGAGTCAGAGCAAATAGCTGGAGGAAAGAAGTGGAGGATGTCCAAAGTTCACCAGATAATTGATGGAAAAATCCAG GGGACAAATGAGCGAAAGGAACCGCCTCCATTCAACTTGCCTATTCTGTCAGGAAATGCCTACATGGTGGTTAACCGAGGCTATGTCCGCAGTGTGTTGGAGGACAAACGAATACAGGCACTGATGGAGTGGGCCAAAGATACCTACAGTCCTGATGAGTTCATATGGGCTACCATTCAACGAATCAGTGGTGTTCCTGGATCAACATGGCCCAACTCCAAATACGACATAACAGACATCAATGCGATTGCGCGGCTGGTGAAGTGGCAATGGCATGAGGGGTCACAGAGTTCACTGCAGGCGGTGTACCCAGAGTGTCAAGGCAGCCATGTCAGggcagtatgtgtgtatggtgcTGGAGATCTCAAGTGGATACTTGAACAGCACCATCTCTTTGCCAATAAGTTTGATACAGATATAGAGCCAATCGCTGTCTACTGCTTGGAGAAGTATCTGAGACAAAAGGCACTGGCGGAAATACATTAG